A section of the Mangifera indica cultivar Alphonso chromosome 12, CATAS_Mindica_2.1, whole genome shotgun sequence genome encodes:
- the LOC123192308 gene encoding 3-oxo-5-alpha-steroid 4-dehydrogenase 2-like codes for MLVMDNSIITPPSFLIRAMSVVTLVILTLMAISEVMGKHLKYSKFWNVNSSGKSATKEVKLSSRTGMLMLYTPAFLGGLASFWIFPHQSFRLLLLTSALTFHFFKRDFEVLFIHKYSGGVMLDSAIFIGALYFIATVTIIYFQHLSEGLPEPRIDLKYFGMFVFLLGISGNFYHHYLLSKMRKDGEKQYKIPKGGLFDKVVCPHYLFEILTFWGFFLISQNLFGLCCAIGVTFYLTGRSYVTRKWYLSKFENFPQDVRAIFPYVF; via the exons ATGTTGGTGATGGATAATTCAATCATCACACCGCCTTCTTTCTTGATCAGGGCCATGTCGGTGGTAACTTTGGTGATTTTAACACTCATGGCGATCTCAGAAGTCATGGGAAAGCACCTCAAGTATTCAAAGTTTTGGAATGTTAATAGCTCTGGGAAATCTGCAACAAAGGAGGTTAAACTTTCTAGTAGAACTGGGATGCTCATGCTTTATACACCTGCATTTTTGGGCGGTCTTGCTTCTTTTTGGATCTTCCCTCATCAGAGTTTCAGGCTTCTGCTGCTCACTTCTGCTCTTACCTTCCATTTCTTCAAAAGAGACTTTGAG GTGCTTTTCATTCACAAATACAGTGGTGGGGTGATGCTTGATTCTGCAATTTTTATTGGGGCATTATATTTCATAGCCACTGtgacaataatatattttcaacacCTATCAGAAGGATTACCAGAGCCAAGAATTGATTTGAAGTATTTTGGGATGTTTGTGTTCTTGTTGGGAATAAGTGGTAATTTCTATCACCATTACCTCTTatcaaaaatgagaaaagatgGTGAAAAACAATACAAGATTCCCAAGGGAGGTTTGTTTGATAAAGTAGTGTGCCCACATTATCTTTTTGAGATATTGACATTTTGGgggttttttctaatttctcaaaatttgtTTGGATTATGTTGTGCTATTGGTGTAACTTTTTACTTGACAGGTAGGAGTTACGTTACTAGGAAATGGTATCTttccaaatttgagaatttccCCCAAGATGTAAGGGCTATCTTTCCATATGTATTTTAA